The Desulfovibrio piger DNA segment ATGCCGCCCACCATCGCCGAAGTCCTGATGACGCTGTGCAACATCACCTTGCTGGCTGCCGTGATGTTCCTTGGCCTGTTCGGTGCGCTGCTTTTTTCGTAGGTCAATATAACTAAAAAATTAGTTAAGTTGCACTTATTGGAAGAAAAGCGACCACTTTTTTTGGCCCACCATCTTCCTTCCACATCCCATCAACCACAGCAGAGGACCATCATGGAAACCGGAACGAACATGGCCGCCATCATCACCACCACAACTCCCATCAGCAACGCCACCAGTAATGCCCCGACCGTCCCCACCTCATCCGCCCACAATGACCAGCCGCACGAGTTCAGGGAACCGGTCTCCGGGGCCATCCTGCGCGGCCTGATGCGGGATGGGGAACCGTGGTTCGTGGCGCGGGACGTGGCGCAGATATTGGAGCTTGGCAATCCGCGTACAAGCCTGGCTCTTTTGGATGAAGATGAAAAGGGTGTCCACAGTATGGACACCCTTGGCGGAAAACAAGAAATGTCAATCATTTCCGAGGCGGGCCTGTATTCCCTCGTCCTGCGCTCGCGCAAACCCGAAGCCAAAGCCTTCAAGCGGTGGATCACGCATGAAGTCCTGCCCACCATCCGCAAGCACGGGGGCTACCTCACCCCGGCCAAGCTGGAAGAGGCCCTCTCCGACCCCGACACCCTCATCATGCTGGCCACGAACCTGAAAGCCGAGCGGGAAAAGCGCCGGATGGCGGAGGCGGCCCGTGCCAAGGCGGAACACGAGCTGGAGGTCGCCACGCCCAAGGCCCGCACCTATGATGCCGTCATGGCCCCGCGCAAGCTGGAGCTGCTGACGTTCTGCCGCCGCTTCCGGGACGTGAACCTGAACCTTGTCC contains these protein-coding regions:
- a CDS encoding BRO-N domain-containing protein, yielding METGTNMAAIITTTTPISNATSNAPTVPTSSAHNDQPHEFREPVSGAILRGLMRDGEPWFVARDVAQILELGNPRTSLALLDEDEKGVHSMDTLGGKQEMSIISEAGLYSLVLRSRKPEAKAFKRWITHEVLPTIRKHGGYLTPAKLEEALSDPDTLIMLATNLKAEREKRRMAEAARAKAEHELEVATPKARTYDAVMAPRKLELLTFCRRFRDVNLNLVRPSLEKAGVIYRKGNGYKVYAAYRDSHFSERTDYLTGRLIITVEPKGQQLLARFWEDGTLARKKTRTAL